The following proteins are co-located in the Candidatus Binatia bacterium genome:
- a CDS encoding RNA methyltransferase → MASPIGSRAQRLTGVRALRSVKGRREQGRFAFEGATLLAEAYAAGVPIEELYVTQEAYDAVPLVRELDAAGTPTYVVGADAAARISDLSTPTGLVAVAPVRLLSPGDLMRRGSPLLVLAGVSDPANAGSLLRSADAFGCAGVLFGSAGVEPTHPKVVRASMGAVFRLALAVATPAETAAAAAAAGVRLLGLAANGSPLAQESWQAPVAIVVGNERHGLGPWEAACERTLAIPMSGPAESLSAAVAGSIMLYEAQRFATCQESQSGVKSQDYRP, encoded by the coding sequence CAAGGGGCGCCGGGAGCAGGGCCGGTTTGCCTTCGAGGGCGCGACGCTGCTGGCCGAGGCCTATGCCGCCGGGGTCCCGATCGAAGAGCTCTACGTTACCCAGGAAGCCTACGACGCGGTCCCCCTCGTCCGGGAGCTCGACGCCGCGGGCACGCCCACATACGTCGTGGGAGCGGACGCGGCCGCCAGGATCTCCGACCTCTCGACCCCGACCGGGCTCGTCGCGGTCGCCCCGGTCCGCCTGCTCTCGCCGGGCGACCTCATGCGCCGCGGAAGCCCTCTGCTCGTCCTCGCCGGCGTCAGCGACCCGGCCAATGCCGGCAGCCTTCTCCGCTCGGCCGACGCCTTCGGCTGCGCCGGCGTCCTCTTCGGGAGCGCCGGGGTCGAGCCGACCCACCCGAAGGTCGTCCGCGCCTCGATGGGGGCCGTCTTTCGCCTCGCGCTCGCCGTCGCGACTCCGGCCGAAACGGCGGCGGCGGCCGCCGCCGCCGGGGTGCGGCTTCTCGGCCTCGCGGCGAACGGATCCCCTCTCGCACAAGAGAGCTGGCAAGCGCCAGTCGCGATCGTCGTCGGCAACGAGCGCCATGGTTTGGGGCCGTGGGAAGCGGCCTGCGAACGTACGCTCGCCATCCCGATGAGCGGCCCCGCCGAGAGCCTTAGCGCGGCGGTCGCCGGCTCGATTATGCTCTACGAAGCGCAGCGTTTTGCAACTTGTCAAGAGAGTCAATCGGGGGTCAAAAGTCAAGACTACCGGCCTTAA